A segment of the Carya illinoinensis cultivar Pawnee chromosome 1, C.illinoinensisPawnee_v1, whole genome shotgun sequence genome:
GGAATGAAAATTATTAGCTTATGTATTTAGGTCCTATTTACAGTATTTGTTTTGGAAAAGGACTGGATGTATCTAGGATAAATTTACAGTAAGAATCATATGTTGTTGAGGTGTAAATGGATTCTTGCGCCAGGTGTTTGAATAAATGCCTCAAAGGCTGAAAAAGCTTTGAGGTCCATCTGTATCTCCCTCTCGGTTCTGTCCAAACCTGCCAAAGGAATAACTTAGGTGTTTAGGTGCTATAATCTAAAGGGATatgtttctattattttttaaaaactatttttaatttgataaaaaatgattatcaaATTTTTTGCTTTTATCGTTTTAAGGGAAAAGGGATACATACAATTTTCTTGATAGTTTGAAGATGATTGTTGAAGTAGTTGATAATTTGAAGATGATTACAAAGTGGGGCGTAGTACTTTGAGAGATATTTGCCTACTTTTCTCTAATATCTTGTTCATTGTAAGAACTTATACCTCATAATCAATTAAACAACAGAGGAAAAATAATAGGAATAGTTTTGCAAAATTAAGACAAGTTAAAAGAATTAACATTGGTTTAGCTAAATTTTTAGATAAAGTTGGGCTTATATGCCACCTTTTGATTTTTGACTATCCATTCACAAGTTGAATCCTATATTGGAATAACCATcttactctataatttttttttttaattctttctctaccttttaaatgcatttttttaaaatgagaaatggCATTCAATTCAACAATTGTCTCAAATTATGATCTAGAGAGGAATGTGAAGTGCAAATAGCAGCACATGAAGGTAATGTAACAAATGAAAAAATGTTGTGCAAACCTAGGAGTGGCACCAATTATAGACATGATTTGTGCAACCATCTAAATGTTTAGCTATATGCCACAAAGGCTACCAAAATAACCACTTAAAGGAGTCAATTAATGCCAACACTGCACAACTAATGACAACAAATACTAAGCAACATTTACATCTTTGTGTTTCACAAGCTGCTTTCCTTAGAGAGTTTTAAGACAAGCAGAGAGAAATAGCTAAAGTATTGGTTGAGATATCTATGTCAAACTACCAAAGTTACAGACCGCCACCATAGGGTACATTTGAATTTTCAAAGTACTAAGATGATCTATGAATTTTACATGGTAATTACCAAaggtatatgttttttttttataagttaccAAAGGTATATGTCCACTACAGTTAATTAGAAACTTTTTCTCATAAGTAGttatttagaatattttaacTAAGAAATCTGGGTAGTCCTCAACTAGTGAAACGTGGAGGCAATAACAGTATCAATccatgcacacatgcacatatCTTTCTCTacctttaattttcatttttataaaaatgttttgttaaatacatttttatcttcattttttttaataaccaaCAGAAAATGAGATGCCTATAGTAACTGAGCAATATAGGGATTCATTTTGTTTAAGTCCGCTTCTCTACTCCCTCAATTAAGTTTAGGTTGCTGTTTTGTGaagcatctttttttctttttctgtaaaaatagaTGAATTTATGTGGCATCCCATTTTCATGTGGCATATTAGatgaatttatattaactatttcttttattttatttttctatttatattaactatttattttattttatttatgatagATATGGAGGCTTCACCTAGTGGAAGGTCAGAAGGGAATCCAAGCCCCACAGTCCCGTCACTGACACCGAGATCTAGACCTACTTCTAGAGCAGCTACTTCTTGTGCAAGTAGCCGATTCCCAATGCCAGTagacatagaagatgaggatgagtttaatgaggatgaggagatgggtattggggatcTACCACCTCCATCTACAACCCCATCTCAACCACGAAATACTAGAAAAAGGTCTTGGACATGGGAGCATTTTACCAGAATTCCTGGTAATCCTGAGAACCCACAGGCGAGCTGCCACCACTGTGGGCAACTCTGCAAATGCCATTCAAAGAAGCAAGGCACCGCTGTCTTAATAGCCCATCTCCAAGGTTGCCAGCGATATAAAATGTCGAAGGGAGAGGCAGGCCCAGCCACTGATCAGACCAAGCTCAGTTATGAAGCTTCTACGGCCACTGATGGCACAcagattaagaaaatggtcatccctcaatacagtgagaaattggtgagggatatgcttgcagagatgataattgaagatgagatgccttttaccacagtCGATAAAAGAGGCTTCCGAAAGTTTGTCAAGACTATTGAGCCACGATTTCCATTGCCATCACGGTATACGGTGATGCGGGATTGTATGAAGAAGCATGCAAAAGAGAAGGcggagatgaagaagatgttcaCTACCACTAGCCAGAGAGtgtcatttacgactgacacatggacttccatacagaacatttcctacatgtgtatcacagcgCACTACATTGATAGTGAATGGCAATTGAGAAAACGGATTATTGGGTTCAAAGAAATCATTGATCATAAGGGAGCATCAATTGGGGCACTGATGGATGATTGTTTAAAGGATTGGGGAATTCAAAAGGTTTTATGTATTtcagttgacaatgccagtgccaatgacaccgcaattgaatggttcaagcggaATACGAGTATGAAAGCTGATGTCATCCGCAACCACGAATTTattcatgttcgatgttgtgctcatatcctCAACCTGATTGTCAgtgaggggttaaaagaggttgatgattccattaccagagtccggaacattgtgcggtatgtgagggcttcccctcaAAGGCTGTCAAAGTTCAAGGCAATAGCAAGCCAGCTGGGAATTTCATGTTCTAAGACATTGTGTTTGGATGTTCCGACTCGATGGAACTCAACATACCTTATGTTGGATGTAGCACAAAAGTACCAAGCTGCATTCGAGCGGATGGAGGTCGAGGATGGGGcacttaagtatgctttgctggagcctgcaggaaaggggcttggtgcgccagacacacatgattggaccAGTGTGGGGCactttgtgagatttttacaagttttttatgatatgactatgcggatatctggatccgcatatACAACTGCAAACTTATTCTTCAGCGAGCTCTTAGAGCTTCACTACCACTTGCAAGAAGGTTGTACGGGTTCATGTGGATTATTATCTGGTATGGCTATGAGGATGCaggccaaatatgataaatattggggggatgttgagaaaataaatagattactttttgtggctgtgatccttgacccccgatatAAGTTGGCCTTGATAGAATTTTGGGCAAATTCCACAATGGGGGCAGTGAAGGCTGCACGGTTTATTACAGCGTTTAAACAAGATCTTGATGACTTATATTCTCACTACAACAATATTGGTCAGCCTTCATCCGCAGCGGGCACCTCACACTCGAGGCTGACACCTCTATTCGATGACCGTAGCTCAGATGACTCATCCAATCCACCTCGTCGAGGTTATACTATAATGAATCAGTATCATCAGCTCATTGCAACGAGGAATATTATGTAGTGTACTTCTGAgattgaacggtattttatggaagaggtcgaggcacctagcgAGTCATTTCAGCTTctaacttggtggaaggttaattcTACCAAGTATCAGATCCTTTCTCGTATTGCTCGAGATGTGATGGCCATTCCAATCACTACGGTTGActctgagtcagcatttagcactggaggtcgagttTTGGATTCTTACCGGAGTTCATTGTCACCGtcaactgtggaggccctcgtttgcacacagaattGGTTGAGTGATACGCCCATTGGACTAGATACCATTGGCTTTGATGCTGATAGCTATAAGCTTGAATCGGGTAACTTTGTTCGAGtatttcaattcttttatttaattctttttataatttcataaatctattaaccttatactttttatgatttcatagatataattatGAACCCTAGCATACTTGCCGATAACTGATACTTGGAGTGGCTAAGTTGATAAACTCACGATTAAAAAATGGAAGGTGAGAaataatatacatttttttctgaatcattttttttctgaatcattttttttctttttattgattgtgacttttattttaatttcaggtaTCACCAATGACAAACCACGATGTATTGAAAGATGTTTTGGAGCACCTCTTTATTGGAAGATGTTTTCATTTTGGTATTGGAAGATGTTCGGAATAGCATTTAaactattatcaatgttttggaCAATTGTATAAGAGTTTTTTAAAcctgtaatatatatacatataatacatataatacatataatacattaagagtttcttaaaaaaaatgatatatatacatataatgtattatatgtatatatatcatttaaaaaaaaaaaagaaaaagaactcggaatcggaatcgggcGGACGTCGGAGCCCGATTCCGATCAGAAGCCGTCGGAGCTCCGATCGGAGTTCGGCCTCCGAACTCCGATCGGAAGCTATCGGAACTCCGATCGGAACTCCGAACTccgaactccgatcggagtcgGACTCCGACTCCTCCACGGAGTCGGAGTAAACTTCCGGTTCCGACtccagtcggagtcggaggtcggaatgggcaattccgactccgtcggagtcggagcccagcCCTACTCGTTACTCTTCGGCCCAAGCACAACCATATTTTCTTTGggcaacttttctttttttcacaaTTAAGTTTTTGAAATGATTGATTTggatttagaaataaaatgagatggttttagataaaagttaaaaaattgaataaaatattattttttaataatattattattttgatatttgaaaaaattgaattggtatttgaaaaaattgaattgtctattatattttgtataaaaatttaaaaaagttgtaatgatgagatactagaaaaaaatctaattgcaagcacaactatatatgtattaatatgtatacaaatctaatatgattggtcaaaaattaaattttattgaaaataatattaatttaaattttgaatatgaaagaatcaatattggtacgcagatttgtaagcgactttatttatatatagcaaaacttgaGATACTATTTGAATCCAAATGAGCTATAATGAAAAAACCACACATTGAAGTGGTACCACTCCATATACATCTCTATATATAAGTCTCAATAGTCTGGAAAAGCAAGCATTTGATTGGGTCCATTGATACTATggcatgctgcatgcatgcatgtacttATTCATCTCAAACTGTATACATAGTGAGATATCTATCAAACCAAGACTACGTACGTAACAAACAGGCTGCAATTAGCTAGCGTATTATATAGGAAATATGATCACTTGACATACTTTACAAACCATTGTAACAGGTCCTGATGGGCCTCCTCGGCAGACTTCACGGCGCCATCGTCTTCATCATCGtacctggttgtccaaccatgcATGACTTTCGGAAATATCTTAACATAGCTATCCACCTGAGAAAAATCAAAGATTATCATTTCATGCATGATTACTGATCGTGTTGAATTCAAAAACTGGAAAAGGATCGATGCATGCAAGCATGAGGTACGCGGTTATTGTAAGAATGCAGGGTCATCCTGTGCTACTATTTGTTTCAAGAGGCTACGGTTGTCATGAAGACAAAGCAGAACATTATAACATGCCAGACAAATGAAACTTGAAGCTGAAGATCAGATCATCTGCTATTATATATTCTGCTTGGCAATCCTTAATTTAGGAGCACTGCAAAAGAAAAGGGACCAAAAGATATGATCTTCCTACCTCAGGTTTGGTACTTAGGACCTGTTCAAACTGTTTCAAGAGTTCGGGTGGAGCCATTTCGTCAATCTCAGCTCCAAGTACCGCAATTGGAACCTTAACAGCTGAAATTAATGAATTCCAAACATTGACCATTAAACTATGACACATTTGCTAATTTGGTTAACGAAATTGGCAATGATGGATTTGCAAACAACTTCAGGGTAGAAATATCAGTACCAGTAGTACTGGAAAAGAAATGATTTCAAAAAGCTGGGAAAATGATTGTGACATAGGCCAAGATGAGACATCAAGTAAGATTAAACCATTGTAAATCAATCGGTATGCTACTAGCAAATAATTAACCTCCTTTGACCGCCACAGAAAGGAAAAAGGCAGCTTATAGCTTATAATATCAGGTGCTTTTGAGCAaaatgaaatattcaaattggAAGAGTAAAATGAGGGATAGAAGTTCTTTTCCGAGGGTGTTTCGAAGgcacttttttaagtttttttttttccttggcaaaAGTAAGTTCTGGCATTGCAGATTAACGATCGATCTAGTACTGAAAACAAATACATAGTTCTGGAACATTTAAGCATTGGAATCCATACCCTTGATATCATCCACAGTGACAATATAAGGATGCAATATCACAGCAGCCTGAATAAGTTCATTCTTGGCAAGTTGAACCACGACCTTAGCTGAGAAAACAAACGTACAAAAGTCCATAAATCAGCCTCTTCCCGAACCAGTAAGAAGCTACTTGAAGAACTTACATTGTCTATAATGGTGGGAGGGTAGGCCAGGGGAGTGACTACGAAACTATGACTCTatgcaataaaaaaagaaagaagggaaattAAAAGAGGGGGAACATAAAAAACTTACCACCCCAGCAAAAACCTGCAGCCCCAACTGCAGAAACACCTTTACTTTTTACAGCTTCAATCACTGGCTTTGCCTCCTCAAATCCCTTATCCTATTAAAATGAAACAGAGCTTCACGCACTCATGAAAGTGCATTATGAAATTTATGTAGCAATTATTAATTAGTAGATGGCTGCAGCCTGCAATAATATTGGGGTCACCAATACTAACATAGTAACATGGTCGCAAAAGGTGGATGTAGCCAGCTAGTTCAAAATTCATCAAGTATATATGAACCATCTGTTGCTTTATGCAATGACAATAAAGAAGTTATGCAGCAGAATCCACAAATATTTCAGACAGCCCTGGGAATTAATTTATCCCATGGAAATCCAGTAGTGGATTCAAGTTTCACAAAAGGGTCCTCTGCAACAGagagaattataaacaatttcCACAAGGATTACAGTCTAAAACCCACCGTTCCATGATCCTTAATCCAAACTGGTAGAGGTCGATCAGCATTTTCGAACGAAAAGGGATCTCCATGTAGGAAATCAGGGACCACCACATAAAATCCAGCTGCTGCAACCTTGTCTGCGAGCTTCCTTTAATGTATAAAGCAGCTGACATTAGTTTTCACAAAGGCAAAAGTTGGCAATTAGACTAATCTATTGCACTCGTTTtctaaaacccaaaaaaatatcttaaccCAAATTATTTCATACTATTCACAGGATTCTAAGCTACCTAACTGATACTGCAAAACCTGTTAACTAAGGTTAGCAGAAAATATATGGTAATTAGCCATACCTCAATTTTGGAGCTTCATAGCCTGCAGGACAAGTCAAACATGTAGAGTTAGAAGTTGAAAGGGCAATAAAAGATTATAGCTTATGATTTTGTGGCAGGTACAAATGGACACGATGTCTATTACTTGTTCAACAAGAATCCAGCACTAAAATCTCATTTTCATATCTTACCGAGTCCAgaacagaaaaaggaagaagcaaACAACCGTATTAGAACGGAAAAGATTATAAACAACTAGCACAAACACCAATCATCAGGAAAGTATTCCAGGTTTTCGTAGCAAAATCAGAGATTTCTGAAGATGGAATTGAAATCGTtgaccactctctctctctctct
Coding sequences within it:
- the LOC122274517 gene encoding endo-1,3;1,4-beta-D-glucanase-like, which codes for MSGPQCCSNPPTLDPSAGFGHVEQLDGLPSYVSGSSDSELAIILISDIFGYEAPKLRKLADKVAAAGFYVVVPDFLHGDPFSFENADRPLPVWIKDHGTDKGFEEAKPVIEAVKSKGVSAVGAAGFCWGAKVVVQLAKNELIQAAVILHPYIVTVDDIKAVKVPIAVLGAEIDEMAPPELLKQFEQVLSTKPEVDSYVKIFPKVMHGWTTRYDDEDDGAVKSAEEAHQDLLQWFVKYVK